A portion of the Phaenicophaeus curvirostris isolate KB17595 chromosome 17, BPBGC_Pcur_1.0, whole genome shotgun sequence genome contains these proteins:
- the GIT2 gene encoding ARF GTPase-activating protein GIT2 isoform X5, translated as MSKRLRSSEVCADCSAQDPCWASINRGILICDECCSVHRSLGRHISQVRHLKHTPWPPTLLQMVETLYNNGANSIWEHSLLDPASVMSGRRKASPQDKVHPNKAEFIRAKYQMLAFVHRLPCREDDSVTAKDLSKQLHSSVRTGNLETCLRLLSLGAQANFFHPEKGNTPLHVAAKAGQTLQAELLAVYGADPGTQDSNGKTPVDYARQGGHHELADRLVEIQYELTDRLAFYLCGRKPEHKNGQHFVIPQMADSSLDLSELAKAAKKKLQSLSNHLFEELAMDVYDEVDRRETDAVWLATQNHSTLVTETTVVPFLPVNPEYSSTRNQGRQKLARFNAHEFATLVIDILSDAKRRQQGNPLTGSKENVELILKSISNQHSSESQDNDQPDYDSVASDEDTDLETNAAKSSRQKSLDSDLSDGPVTAQEYMQVKNALVASEVKIQQLMKVNINLSDELRIMQKKLQTLQSENTNLRRQATTNIYQVQTGSEYTDPANNSSLKRRPSARGSRPMSMYETGSGQKPYLPMGEVTYPEESITRLQPFPPHIGRSAFVTSSSSLPSFPSTLSWSRDESTRRTSKLEKQSSVSESDYDNPTTPLELEETGSGRKGRQRSVIWQGEGSIPEDADAAPSSSLPSTEDVIRKTEQITKNIQELLRAAQENKHDRPVERAGALKLRHSLGCFNTLVPWAERAPLQPLTIPQPSPASWYSGLCPCLPAIYRALREYTWQ; from the exons ATGTCGAAGCGCCTGAGGAGCAGCGAGGTCTGCGCCGACTGCAGCGCGCAGG ATCCTTGCTGGGCATCTATAAACAGGGGCATTCTGATCTGTGATGAGTGCTGTAGCGTTCATCGGAGTCTGGGACGTCACATCTCTCAAGTGAGACATCTCAAGCATACACCATGGCCTCCAACACTGCTGCAG ATGGTTGAAACGCTGTATAATAATGGTGCTAACTCCATATGGGAACATTCATTGCTGGACCCTGCCTCTGTTATGAGTGGAAGGCGCAAAGCTAGCCCACAGGATAAAGTGCA TCCCAATAAAGCAGAATTCATTAGAGCCAAGTATCAAATGTTGGCATTTGTTCATCGCTTGCCATGCCGTGAAGATGACAGTGTTACCGCCAAAGATCTCAGTAAG CAACTCCATTCCAGTGTAAGAACAGGGAACCTGGAGACGTGTTTGCGATTACTCTCCTTAGGAGCTCAAGCCAACTTCTTTCATCCT GAGAAAGGAAACACCCCACTCCACGTTGCTGCTAAGGCAGGACAGACTTTACAGGCGGAATTATTAGCGGTTTATGGTGCTGATCCTGGCACGCAAGATTCCAATGGAAAAACTCCAGTTGACTATGCAAG GCAAGGGGGTCATCATGAACTGGCCGACCGCCTGGTGGAAATACAGTATGAGCTTACAGACAGGTTAGCGTTCTACCTCTGTGGCAGGAAACCAG aGCATAAAAACGGGCAGCACTTTGTTATACCTCAGATGGCAGACAG CAGTCTAGATTTATCAGAACTTGCAAAAGCAGCCAAGAAGAAGCTTCAGTCT ctAAGCAACCACTTATTTGAAGAACTTGCCATGGATGTGTATGATGAAGTTGACAGAAGGGAAACAGATGCAG TTTGGCTTGCTACTCAGAATCATAGTACACTTGTGACAGAGACCACAGTCgtcccttttcttcctgtaaatCCTGAATATTCCTCAACCAGGAATCAG GGAAGACAGAAACTGGCTCGATTTAATGCCCACGAATTTGCTACGCTAGTTATAGATATTTTAAGTGATGCCAAACGAAGACAACAGGGGAACCCACTCACAGGTTCAAAAG AAAACGTGGAATTGATACTCAAATCAATCAGCAATCAACATAGTAGTGAGAGTCAAGATAATGACCAGCCTGATTATGACAGCGTTGCTTCAGATGAAGATACAGATCTGGAAACAAATGCAGCGAAATCAAGCAGACAGAAG AGCCTGGATTCGGACTTGTCAGATGGACCAGTGACAGCCCAAGAATATATGCAAGTTAAAAATGCATTGGTGGCTTCTGAGGTAAAGATTCAGCAGTTAATGAAAGTGAACATCAACTTGAGTGACGAGCTGAGAATCATGCAGAAAAAG cttcaaacacTGCAGAGTGAAAATACCAACCTCAGAAGACAGGCCACCACCAATATATATCAGGTCCAAACTGGTTCTGAGTACACAGACCCTGCCAACAATTCTTCTTTAAAGCGGCGACCGTCTGCACGGGGCAGCAGGCCCATGTCCATGTATGAGACCGGATCAGGGCAGAAACCCTACCTCCCCATGGGAGAGGTCACGTACCCAGAAGAAAGCATCACGAgactgcagcctttccctccaCAT ATCGGGAGGAGTGCGTTTGTGACCTCCTCTTCATCTCTaccttccttcccctccacgCTTTCCTGGTCAAGGGATGAAAGCACACGAAGG ACCTCgaagctggagaagcagagcAGTGTGTCCGAGAGCGACTACGATAACCCCACCACCCctctggagctggaggagacagG GTCAGGCAGGAAGGGCCGGCAGAGGAGCGTCATTTGGCAGGGGGAGGGATCCATCCCTGAAGACGCCGACGCAGCCCCCAGCTCCAGTTTGCCCAGTACAGAAGATGTGATTCGGAAAACCGAGCAGATCACTAAGAATATTCAGGAGCTGCTGCGAGCAGCACAAGAGAACAAGCATGACAG ACCCGTAGAGCGTGCGGGTGCGCTCAAGCTCAGACACAGCCTCGGCTGCTTCAACACGCTGGTTCCCTGGGCTGAGAGAGCTCCCCTGCAGCCTCTGACCATCCCGCAGCCCAGTCCTGCCTCCTGGTACTCTGGCCTCTGTCCCTGCCTCCCAG CTATATACCGTGCTCTGAGAGAATACACGTGGCAGTGA
- the GIT2 gene encoding ARF GTPase-activating protein GIT2 isoform X6, protein MSKRLRSSEVCADCSAQDPCWASINRGILICDECCSVHRSLGRHISQVRHLKHTPWPPTLLQMVETLYNNGANSIWEHSLLDPASVMSGRRKASPQDKVHPNKAEFIRAKYQMLAFVHRLPCREDDSVTAKDLSKQLHSSVRTGNLETCLRLLSLGAQANFFHPEKGNTPLHVAAKAGQTLQAELLAVYGADPGTQDSNGKTPVDYARQGGHHELADRLVEIQYELTDRLAFYLCGRKPEHKNGQHFVIPQMADSSLDLSELAKAAKKKLQSLSNHLFEELAMDVYDEVDRRETDAVWLATQNHSTLVTETTVVPFLPVNPEYSSTRNQGRQKLARFNAHEFATLVIDILSDAKRRQQGNPLTGSKENVELILKSISNQHSSESQDNDQPDYDSVASDEDTDLETNAAKSSRQKSLDSDLSDGPVTAQEYMQVKNALVASEVKIQQLMKVNINLSDELRIMQKKLQTLQSENTNLRRQATTNIYQVQTGSEYTDPANNSSLKRRPSARGSRPMSMYETGSGQKPYLPMGEVTYPEESITRLQPFPPHTSKLEKQSSVSESDYDNPTTPLELEETGSGRKGRQRSVIWQGEGSIPEDADAAPSSSLPSTEDVIRKTEQITKNIQELLRAAQENKHDSYIPCSERIHVAVTEMAALFPKKPKSELVRTSLRLLTSSAYRLQSECKKTLPVETCPTTDIQLVTQQVIQCAYDIAKAAKQLVTITTKENNN, encoded by the exons ATGTCGAAGCGCCTGAGGAGCAGCGAGGTCTGCGCCGACTGCAGCGCGCAGG ATCCTTGCTGGGCATCTATAAACAGGGGCATTCTGATCTGTGATGAGTGCTGTAGCGTTCATCGGAGTCTGGGACGTCACATCTCTCAAGTGAGACATCTCAAGCATACACCATGGCCTCCAACACTGCTGCAG ATGGTTGAAACGCTGTATAATAATGGTGCTAACTCCATATGGGAACATTCATTGCTGGACCCTGCCTCTGTTATGAGTGGAAGGCGCAAAGCTAGCCCACAGGATAAAGTGCA TCCCAATAAAGCAGAATTCATTAGAGCCAAGTATCAAATGTTGGCATTTGTTCATCGCTTGCCATGCCGTGAAGATGACAGTGTTACCGCCAAAGATCTCAGTAAG CAACTCCATTCCAGTGTAAGAACAGGGAACCTGGAGACGTGTTTGCGATTACTCTCCTTAGGAGCTCAAGCCAACTTCTTTCATCCT GAGAAAGGAAACACCCCACTCCACGTTGCTGCTAAGGCAGGACAGACTTTACAGGCGGAATTATTAGCGGTTTATGGTGCTGATCCTGGCACGCAAGATTCCAATGGAAAAACTCCAGTTGACTATGCAAG GCAAGGGGGTCATCATGAACTGGCCGACCGCCTGGTGGAAATACAGTATGAGCTTACAGACAGGTTAGCGTTCTACCTCTGTGGCAGGAAACCAG aGCATAAAAACGGGCAGCACTTTGTTATACCTCAGATGGCAGACAG CAGTCTAGATTTATCAGAACTTGCAAAAGCAGCCAAGAAGAAGCTTCAGTCT ctAAGCAACCACTTATTTGAAGAACTTGCCATGGATGTGTATGATGAAGTTGACAGAAGGGAAACAGATGCAG TTTGGCTTGCTACTCAGAATCATAGTACACTTGTGACAGAGACCACAGTCgtcccttttcttcctgtaaatCCTGAATATTCCTCAACCAGGAATCAG GGAAGACAGAAACTGGCTCGATTTAATGCCCACGAATTTGCTACGCTAGTTATAGATATTTTAAGTGATGCCAAACGAAGACAACAGGGGAACCCACTCACAGGTTCAAAAG AAAACGTGGAATTGATACTCAAATCAATCAGCAATCAACATAGTAGTGAGAGTCAAGATAATGACCAGCCTGATTATGACAGCGTTGCTTCAGATGAAGATACAGATCTGGAAACAAATGCAGCGAAATCAAGCAGACAGAAG AGCCTGGATTCGGACTTGTCAGATGGACCAGTGACAGCCCAAGAATATATGCAAGTTAAAAATGCATTGGTGGCTTCTGAGGTAAAGATTCAGCAGTTAATGAAAGTGAACATCAACTTGAGTGACGAGCTGAGAATCATGCAGAAAAAG cttcaaacacTGCAGAGTGAAAATACCAACCTCAGAAGACAGGCCACCACCAATATATATCAGGTCCAAACTGGTTCTGAGTACACAGACCCTGCCAACAATTCTTCTTTAAAGCGGCGACCGTCTGCACGGGGCAGCAGGCCCATGTCCATGTATGAGACCGGATCAGGGCAGAAACCCTACCTCCCCATGGGAGAGGTCACGTACCCAGAAGAAAGCATCACGAgactgcagcctttccctccaCAT ACCTCgaagctggagaagcagagcAGTGTGTCCGAGAGCGACTACGATAACCCCACCACCCctctggagctggaggagacagG GTCAGGCAGGAAGGGCCGGCAGAGGAGCGTCATTTGGCAGGGGGAGGGATCCATCCCTGAAGACGCCGACGCAGCCCCCAGCTCCAGTTTGCCCAGTACAGAAGATGTGATTCGGAAAACCGAGCAGATCACTAAGAATATTCAGGAGCTGCTGCGAGCAGCACAAGAGAACAAGCATGACAG CTATATACCGTGCTCTGAGAGAATACACGTGGCAGTGACAGAAATGGCAGCCTTGTTCCCAAAA aaACCCAAATCGGAACTGGTAAGGACTTCCTTGCGTCTGCTGACATCTAGTGCCTATCGACTCCAATCTGagtgcaaaaaaacccttcccGTGGAGACGTGCCCCACGACGGACATCCAGCTGGTCACCCAGCAAGTGATCCAGTGCGCCTACGACATCGCCAAGGCCGCGAAACAGCTGGTCACCATCACAACCAAAGAGAACAACAACTGA
- the GIT2 gene encoding ARF GTPase-activating protein GIT2 isoform X7, which translates to MSKRLRSSEVCADCSAQDPCWASINRGILICDECCSVHRSLGRHISQVRHLKHTPWPPTLLQMVETLYNNGANSIWEHSLLDPASVMSGRRKASPQDKVHPNKAEFIRAKYQMLAFVHRLPCREDDSVTAKDLSKQLHSSVRTGNLETCLRLLSLGAQANFFHPEKGNTPLHVAAKAGQTLQAELLAVYGADPGTQDSNGKTPVDYARQGGHHELADRLVEIQYELTDRLAFYLCGRKPEHKNGQHFVIPQMADSLDLSELAKAAKKKLQSLSNHLFEELAMDVYDEVDRRETDAVWLATQNHSTLVTETTVVPFLPVNPEYSSTRNQGRQKLARFNAHEFATLVIDILSDAKRRQQGNPLTGSKENVELILKSISNQHSSESQDNDQPDYDSVASDEDTDLETNAAKSSRQKSLDSDLSDGPVTAQEYMQVKNALVASEVKIQQLMKVNINLSDELRIMQKKLQTLQSENTNLRRQATTNIYQVQTGSEYTDPANNSSLKRRPSARGSRPMSMYETGSGQKPYLPMGEVTYPEESITRLQPFPPHIGRSAFVTSSSSLPSFPSTLSWSRDESTRRTSKLEKQSSVSESDYDNPTTPLELEETGSGRKGRQRSVIWQGEGSIPEDADAAPSSSLPSTEDVIRKTEQITKNIQELLRAAQENKHDSYIPCSERIHVAVTEMAALFPKKPKSELVRTSLRLLTSSAYRLQSECKKTLPVETCPTTDIQLVTQQVIQCAYDIAKAAKQLVTITTKENNN; encoded by the exons ATGTCGAAGCGCCTGAGGAGCAGCGAGGTCTGCGCCGACTGCAGCGCGCAGG ATCCTTGCTGGGCATCTATAAACAGGGGCATTCTGATCTGTGATGAGTGCTGTAGCGTTCATCGGAGTCTGGGACGTCACATCTCTCAAGTGAGACATCTCAAGCATACACCATGGCCTCCAACACTGCTGCAG ATGGTTGAAACGCTGTATAATAATGGTGCTAACTCCATATGGGAACATTCATTGCTGGACCCTGCCTCTGTTATGAGTGGAAGGCGCAAAGCTAGCCCACAGGATAAAGTGCA TCCCAATAAAGCAGAATTCATTAGAGCCAAGTATCAAATGTTGGCATTTGTTCATCGCTTGCCATGCCGTGAAGATGACAGTGTTACCGCCAAAGATCTCAGTAAG CAACTCCATTCCAGTGTAAGAACAGGGAACCTGGAGACGTGTTTGCGATTACTCTCCTTAGGAGCTCAAGCCAACTTCTTTCATCCT GAGAAAGGAAACACCCCACTCCACGTTGCTGCTAAGGCAGGACAGACTTTACAGGCGGAATTATTAGCGGTTTATGGTGCTGATCCTGGCACGCAAGATTCCAATGGAAAAACTCCAGTTGACTATGCAAG GCAAGGGGGTCATCATGAACTGGCCGACCGCCTGGTGGAAATACAGTATGAGCTTACAGACAGGTTAGCGTTCTACCTCTGTGGCAGGAAACCAG aGCATAAAAACGGGCAGCACTTTGTTATACCTCAGATGGCAGACAG TCTAGATTTATCAGAACTTGCAAAAGCAGCCAAGAAGAAGCTTCAGTCT ctAAGCAACCACTTATTTGAAGAACTTGCCATGGATGTGTATGATGAAGTTGACAGAAGGGAAACAGATGCAG TTTGGCTTGCTACTCAGAATCATAGTACACTTGTGACAGAGACCACAGTCgtcccttttcttcctgtaaatCCTGAATATTCCTCAACCAGGAATCAG GGAAGACAGAAACTGGCTCGATTTAATGCCCACGAATTTGCTACGCTAGTTATAGATATTTTAAGTGATGCCAAACGAAGACAACAGGGGAACCCACTCACAGGTTCAAAAG AAAACGTGGAATTGATACTCAAATCAATCAGCAATCAACATAGTAGTGAGAGTCAAGATAATGACCAGCCTGATTATGACAGCGTTGCTTCAGATGAAGATACAGATCTGGAAACAAATGCAGCGAAATCAAGCAGACAGAAG AGCCTGGATTCGGACTTGTCAGATGGACCAGTGACAGCCCAAGAATATATGCAAGTTAAAAATGCATTGGTGGCTTCTGAGGTAAAGATTCAGCAGTTAATGAAAGTGAACATCAACTTGAGTGACGAGCTGAGAATCATGCAGAAAAAG cttcaaacacTGCAGAGTGAAAATACCAACCTCAGAAGACAGGCCACCACCAATATATATCAGGTCCAAACTGGTTCTGAGTACACAGACCCTGCCAACAATTCTTCTTTAAAGCGGCGACCGTCTGCACGGGGCAGCAGGCCCATGTCCATGTATGAGACCGGATCAGGGCAGAAACCCTACCTCCCCATGGGAGAGGTCACGTACCCAGAAGAAAGCATCACGAgactgcagcctttccctccaCAT ATCGGGAGGAGTGCGTTTGTGACCTCCTCTTCATCTCTaccttccttcccctccacgCTTTCCTGGTCAAGGGATGAAAGCACACGAAGG ACCTCgaagctggagaagcagagcAGTGTGTCCGAGAGCGACTACGATAACCCCACCACCCctctggagctggaggagacagG GTCAGGCAGGAAGGGCCGGCAGAGGAGCGTCATTTGGCAGGGGGAGGGATCCATCCCTGAAGACGCCGACGCAGCCCCCAGCTCCAGTTTGCCCAGTACAGAAGATGTGATTCGGAAAACCGAGCAGATCACTAAGAATATTCAGGAGCTGCTGCGAGCAGCACAAGAGAACAAGCATGACAG CTATATACCGTGCTCTGAGAGAATACACGTGGCAGTGACAGAAATGGCAGCCTTGTTCCCAAAA aaACCCAAATCGGAACTGGTAAGGACTTCCTTGCGTCTGCTGACATCTAGTGCCTATCGACTCCAATCTGagtgcaaaaaaacccttcccGTGGAGACGTGCCCCACGACGGACATCCAGCTGGTCACCCAGCAAGTGATCCAGTGCGCCTACGACATCGCCAAGGCCGCGAAACAGCTGGTCACCATCACAACCAAAGAGAACAACAACTGA